Proteins encoded together in one Kingella oralis window:
- the zapD gene encoding cell division protein ZapD yields the protein MLNFDHPLTERVRSLIRIEHLFNRFNHATSGDDKWSHHIALSTLFEIMESSSRAELKLDILQELERQRQSEKYQNDVPMLERLNQTAQNLQEVQQKFGQHIRENEWLMAVKQRMLVAGGTTPVELPSYYFWQKVDARKRRQDLQRWSQFMMPTYHAVHLLLEILRSNQIVVQCHAEAGHYEHSKMEQNIHLLTIEIPQSLGALPEVSANKYFTHIRFVRASQEGMRGEVIPHDIDFKMIVCSFDGDSAIRQAA from the coding sequence ATGTTGAATTTTGACCACCCATTGACCGAGCGCGTTCGCAGCTTGATTCGTATTGAGCATTTGTTCAACCGCTTCAACCATGCCACCTCTGGCGATGATAAATGGTCGCACCATATTGCGTTAAGCACGCTGTTTGAGATTATGGAAAGCTCGTCGCGTGCGGAATTGAAGTTGGATATTTTGCAGGAATTGGAACGCCAGCGGCAAAGTGAGAAATATCAAAATGATGTGCCGATGTTGGAGCGTTTAAACCAAACGGCGCAGAATTTGCAGGAAGTGCAGCAAAAATTTGGGCAGCATATTCGCGAAAATGAATGGCTGATGGCGGTGAAACAGCGCATGTTGGTGGCGGGGGGGACCACGCCTGTTGAGCTGCCGAGTTATTATTTTTGGCAAAAGGTGGATGCGAGAAAACGCAGGCAGGATTTGCAGCGTTGGAGCCAATTTATGATGCCGACGTATCATGCCGTGCATTTGCTGCTGGAAATTTTGCGCAGCAATCAAATTGTTGTGCAATGCCATGCTGAGGCGGGGCATTATGAACACAGCAAAATGGAGCAAAACATTCATTTGCTGACAATTGAAATTCCGCAAAGTTTGGGGGCGTTGCCCGAGGTGTCGGCGAATAAGTATTTCACGCATATTCGTTTTGTGCGGGCGAGCCAAGAAGGGATGCGGGGCGAGGTTATCCCGCATGATATTGATTTTAAAATGATTGTGTGCAGTTTTGATGGCGATTCTGCCATACGGCAGGCAGCCTGA
- the pncC gene encoding nicotinamide-nucleotide amidase — translation MTRLEYIASELIARKQKITCAESCTGGLLAAELTSIAGSSAFFERAYITYSNQAKEQLVNVNSDTLRHYGAVSEEVVREMALGALIAAKSDYALSISGIAGPDGGTADKPVGTVWFGFATKQRIWAKQYHFKGDRKMVREQAVQYALAILEHYLKTTK, via the coding sequence ATGACACGACTTGAATACATCGCATCTGAATTGATTGCGCGTAAACAAAAAATCACTTGTGCCGAATCGTGCACAGGCGGGCTGCTGGCGGCGGAATTGACCAGCATTGCAGGCAGCTCGGCGTTTTTTGAGCGCGCGTATATCACATATTCCAACCAAGCCAAGGAGCAGCTGGTGAATGTGAACAGCGATACGCTGCGGCATTATGGTGCGGTGAGCGAGGAGGTGGTGCGCGAGATGGCGTTGGGCGCGTTGATTGCGGCGAAAAGCGATTATGCGTTGAGCATTTCGGGCATTGCGGGCCCCGATGGCGGCACGGCGGATAAGCCTGTGGGCACGGTGTGGTTTGGCTTTGCTACCAAGCAGCGCATTTGGGCGAAGCAGTATCATTTTAAGGGCGACCGCAAAATGGTGCGCGAACAGGCGGTGCAGTATGCGCTAGCGATTTTGGAACATTATTTAAAAACAACGAAATAG